A single genomic interval of Cygnus olor isolate bCygOlo1 chromosome 17, bCygOlo1.pri.v2, whole genome shotgun sequence harbors:
- the LRRC75B gene encoding leucine-rich repeat-containing protein 75B, whose amino-acid sequence MGSRLSRQSSLEEEGAAGEEANGGKAEGGRGDFHLSSLLLHPQRLPGVLRKASPAPYVRRVGWLREIQATIREHKREHAVHILRLLRKDLGLEGTFLNEVLYKNATFLNLVDPISHDLLMSLARDLQCPKKEYDPWKSSDRICRQLIYHLTPHSKWHRHGMPRRKSQVCLKTSLQKKVSQDSMDLSGIPLTMRDVHRMAYYLQNNGDHLTSVDLSFTELNDDMVRLLLPFLWALPKLTHLSLNGNRLTRATMKELTDTMKDMNKFPCLAWVDLGNNVDVSSMPQPLLVGLRKRLSQQTTLPTIYEALDCDSEISSGQEGSQLEDEEAGSTPLHAFPQQGCER is encoded by the exons ATGGGCTCCCGGCTGAGCCGGCAgagcagcctggaggaggagggagccgCCGGCGAGGAAGCCAACGGCGGCAAGGCGGAGGGCGGCCGGGGCGACTTCCACCTCTCGTCCCTGCTCCTCCACCCGCAGAGGCTGCCCGGGGTGCTGCGGAAAGCCTCCCCGGCGCCCTACGTGCGGCGGGTGGGGTGGCTGCGGGAGATCCAAGCCACCATCCGGGAGCACAAGCGGGAGCACGCCGTGCACATCCtcaggctgctcaggaag GACCTGGGACTGGAAGGAACATTCCTCAATGAAGTCCTCTACAAAAACGCGACTTTCCTCAACTTGGTGGATCCCATCTCCCATGACTTGCTGATGAGCCTTGCTAGAGATCTTCAGTGTCCCAAAAAG GAATATGACCCCTGGAAATCCTCAGACAGGATCTGCAGGCAGCTGATTTACCACCTAACCCCGCACTCGAAATGGCACCGACACGGCATGCCCCGGAGGAAGTCCCAAGTGTG CCTGAAGACCAGCCTGCAGAAGAAAGTGAGCCAGGACTCGATGGATCTGTCAGGGATCCCCCTGACCATGCGGGATGTCCACCGCATGGCCTACTACCTGCAGAACAACGGGGACCACCTCACCTCTGTGGACCTGAGCTTCACCGAGCTGAACGATGACATGGTGCGCCTGCTACTGCCCTTCCTCTGGGCGCTGCCCAAGCTCACTCACCTTTCCCTCAACGGCAACCGACTGACGCGGGCGACCATGAAGGAGCTGACTGACACCATGAAGGACATGAACAAGTTCCCTTGCCTGGCCTGGGTGGACCTCGGCAACAACGTGGATGTTTCCTCCATGCCACAGCCCTTGCTCGTGGGCCTGCGCAAGCGCCTCAGCCAGCAGACCACGCTGCCTACCATCTATGAGGCGCTCGACTGCGACTCAGAGATCTCCAGcgggcaggagggcagccagcTGGAGGATGAAGAAGCAGGAAGCACCCCGTTGCATGCTTTCCCTCAACAGGGCTGCGAGAGGTGA